The following coding sequences are from one Lolium rigidum isolate FL_2022 chromosome 6, APGP_CSIRO_Lrig_0.1, whole genome shotgun sequence window:
- the LOC124660271 gene encoding phosphatidylglycerophosphate phosphatase PTPMT2-like isoform X1: MRICELGDGDGRPADAEEQQEEAPVSGEVARVRAKRALVGAGARVLFYPTLLYNVLRNQFEAEFRWWDRVDQCILLGAVPFPSDVPRLKQLGVQGVVTLNEPYETLVPMSLYQAHGIDHLVIATRDYCFAPSLEDICRAIEFIHHNASQGGTTYVHCKAGRGRSTTVVLCYLIKYRNMTPEAALDHVRSIRPRVLLAPSQWQAVIVFSTLSTGRLPVQSTNLSYYIEDSKASIPDREIDDYSIEFDYEDGGLPLCQVMLPMPSSPTGCIDAVFITEEDLEGYDMHIDTAKDVVSWEVVASRKPIMRRLSCLFGSLKLTSNCEPAPSRFTEVSPCCEPRYMIQ; encoded by the exons ATGAGGATCTGCGAGCTGGGAGACGGTGACGGGAGGCCGGCAGAtgcggaggagcagcaggaggaggcccCGGTGAGCGGCGAGGTCGCGCGGGTGAGGGCCAAGCGCGCGCTCGTCGGCGCCGGCGCCAGGGTGCTCTTCTACCCCACGCTCCTCTACAACGTGCTGCGCAACCAGTTCGAGGCCGAGTTCCGGTGGTGGGATCGCGTCGACCAG TGTATTTTGCTAGGGGCGGTTCCTTTCCCAAGCGACGTTCCACGTTTGAAGCAGCTTGGAGTCCAGGGAGTTGTGACATTGAATGAGCCGTATGAGACTCTGGTCCCAATGTCCTTGTACCAG GCCCATGGGATTGATCACCTTGTGATTGCCACAAGAGACTACTGTTTTGCGCCTTCTCTTGAGGATATCTGTCGAGCCATTGAATTTATTCACC ATAATGCATCACAGGGTGGAACTACTTATGTTCACTGTAAAGCTGGAAGAGGACGAAGCACCACTGTTGTTTTGTGCTATTTG atTAAATATAGGAACATGACTCCTGAAGCAGCTTTGGATCATGTCCGATCCATTAGGCCCCGGGTGCTTTTGGCACCATCACAGTGGCAG GCTGTTATCGTATTTAGCACTCTCTCCACTGGACGTCTTCCTGTACAGAGTACAAACCTGTCCTATTATATAGAAGACAGCAAAGCCTCCATCCCTGATAGAGAAATAGATGATTATTCTATCGAGTTTGATTATGAAGATGGCGGTTTACCCCTTTGTCAAGTTATGCTACCCATGCCAAGCAGTCCGACTGGGTGTATTGATGCAGTCTTCATAACAGAAGAAGATCTGGAGGGCTATGATATGCACATTGATACTGCGAAGGATGTTGTCTCGTGGGAAGTAGTAGCCAGCCGAAAGCCCATCATGAGGAGACTATCCTGTCTCTTTGGGTCTTTGAAACTTACCAGCAACTGTGAACCAGCACCAAGCCGGTTTACTGAGG TTTCTCCATGTTGTGAGCCAAGATACATGATACAGTAG
- the LOC124660271 gene encoding phosphatidylglycerophosphate phosphatase PTPMT1-like isoform X3, with product MRICELGDGDGRPADAEEQQEEAPVSGEVARVRAKRALVGAGARVLFYPTLLYNVLRNQFEAEFRWWDRVDQCILLGAVPFPSDVPRLKQLGVQGVVTLNEPYETLVPMSLYQAHGIDHLVIATRDYCFAPSLEDICRAIEFIHHNASQGGTTYVHCKAGRGRSTTVVLCYLIKYRNMTPEAALDHVRSIRPRVLLAPSQWQAVIVFSTLSTGRLPVQSTNLSYYIEDSKASIPDREIDDYSIEFDYEDGGLPLCQVMLPMPSSPTGCIDAVFITEEDLGDYESMICTLILPRMLSRGSSSQPKAHHEETILSRWVFATYQQL from the exons ATGAGGATCTGCGAGCTGGGAGACGGTGACGGGAGGCCGGCAGAtgcggaggagcagcaggaggaggcccCGGTGAGCGGCGAGGTCGCGCGGGTGAGGGCCAAGCGCGCGCTCGTCGGCGCCGGCGCCAGGGTGCTCTTCTACCCCACGCTCCTCTACAACGTGCTGCGCAACCAGTTCGAGGCCGAGTTCCGGTGGTGGGATCGCGTCGACCAG TGTATTTTGCTAGGGGCGGTTCCTTTCCCAAGCGACGTTCCACGTTTGAAGCAGCTTGGAGTCCAGGGAGTTGTGACATTGAATGAGCCGTATGAGACTCTGGTCCCAATGTCCTTGTACCAG GCCCATGGGATTGATCACCTTGTGATTGCCACAAGAGACTACTGTTTTGCGCCTTCTCTTGAGGATATCTGTCGAGCCATTGAATTTATTCACC ATAATGCATCACAGGGTGGAACTACTTATGTTCACTGTAAAGCTGGAAGAGGACGAAGCACCACTGTTGTTTTGTGCTATTTG atTAAATATAGGAACATGACTCCTGAAGCAGCTTTGGATCATGTCCGATCCATTAGGCCCCGGGTGCTTTTGGCACCATCACAGTGGCAG GCTGTTATCGTATTTAGCACTCTCTCCACTGGACGTCTTCCTGTACAGAGTACAAACCTGTCCTATTATATAGAAGACAGCAAAGCCTCCATCCCTGATAGAGAAATAGATGATTATTCTATCGAGTTTGATTATGAAG ATGGCGGTTTACCCCTTTGTCAAGTTATGCTACCCATGCCAAGCAGTCCGACTGGGTGTATTGATGCAGTCTTCATAACAGAAGAAGATCTGGGGGACTATGAATCTATGATATGCACATTGATACTGCCAAGGATGTTGTCTCGTGGGAGTAGTAGCCAGCCGAAAGCCCATCATGAGGAGACTATCCTGTCTCGTTGGGTCTTTGCAACTTACCAGCAACTGTGA
- the LOC124660271 gene encoding phosphatidylglycerophosphate phosphatase PTPMT1-like isoform X4: MRICELGDGDGRPADAEEQQEEAPVSGEVARVRAKRALVGAGARVLFYPTLLYNVLRNQFEAEFRWWDRVDQCILLGAVPFPSDVPRLKQLGVQGVVTLNEPYETLVPMSLYQAHGIDHLVIATRDYCFAPSLEDICRAIEFIHHNASQGGTTYVHCKAGRGRSTTVVLCYLIKYRNMTPEAALDHVRSIRPRVLLAPSQWQV, from the exons ATGAGGATCTGCGAGCTGGGAGACGGTGACGGGAGGCCGGCAGAtgcggaggagcagcaggaggaggcccCGGTGAGCGGCGAGGTCGCGCGGGTGAGGGCCAAGCGCGCGCTCGTCGGCGCCGGCGCCAGGGTGCTCTTCTACCCCACGCTCCTCTACAACGTGCTGCGCAACCAGTTCGAGGCCGAGTTCCGGTGGTGGGATCGCGTCGACCAG TGTATTTTGCTAGGGGCGGTTCCTTTCCCAAGCGACGTTCCACGTTTGAAGCAGCTTGGAGTCCAGGGAGTTGTGACATTGAATGAGCCGTATGAGACTCTGGTCCCAATGTCCTTGTACCAG GCCCATGGGATTGATCACCTTGTGATTGCCACAAGAGACTACTGTTTTGCGCCTTCTCTTGAGGATATCTGTCGAGCCATTGAATTTATTCACC ATAATGCATCACAGGGTGGAACTACTTATGTTCACTGTAAAGCTGGAAGAGGACGAAGCACCACTGTTGTTTTGTGCTATTTG atTAAATATAGGAACATGACTCCTGAAGCAGCTTTGGATCATGTCCGATCCATTAGGCCCCGGGTGCTTTTGGCACCATCACAGTGGCAGGTATAA
- the LOC124660271 gene encoding phosphatidylglycerophosphate phosphatase PTPMT2-like isoform X2, which produces MRICELGDGDGRPADAEEQQEEAPVSGEVARVRAKRALVGAGARVLFYPTLLYNVLRNQFEAEFRWWDRVDQCILLGAVPFPSDVPRLKQLGVQGVVTLNEPYETLVPMSLYQAHGIDHLVIATRDYCFAPSLEDICRAIEFIHHNASQGGTTYVHCKAGRGRSTTVVLCYLIKYRNMTPEAALDHVRSIRPRVLLAPSQWQAVIVFSTLSTGRLPVQSTNLSYYIEDSKASIPDREIDDYSIEFDYEDGGLPLCQVMLPMPSSPTGCIDAVFITEEDLEGYDMHIDTAKDVVSWEVVASRKPIMRRLSCLFGSLKLTSNCEPAPSRFTEVRAC; this is translated from the exons ATGAGGATCTGCGAGCTGGGAGACGGTGACGGGAGGCCGGCAGAtgcggaggagcagcaggaggaggcccCGGTGAGCGGCGAGGTCGCGCGGGTGAGGGCCAAGCGCGCGCTCGTCGGCGCCGGCGCCAGGGTGCTCTTCTACCCCACGCTCCTCTACAACGTGCTGCGCAACCAGTTCGAGGCCGAGTTCCGGTGGTGGGATCGCGTCGACCAG TGTATTTTGCTAGGGGCGGTTCCTTTCCCAAGCGACGTTCCACGTTTGAAGCAGCTTGGAGTCCAGGGAGTTGTGACATTGAATGAGCCGTATGAGACTCTGGTCCCAATGTCCTTGTACCAG GCCCATGGGATTGATCACCTTGTGATTGCCACAAGAGACTACTGTTTTGCGCCTTCTCTTGAGGATATCTGTCGAGCCATTGAATTTATTCACC ATAATGCATCACAGGGTGGAACTACTTATGTTCACTGTAAAGCTGGAAGAGGACGAAGCACCACTGTTGTTTTGTGCTATTTG atTAAATATAGGAACATGACTCCTGAAGCAGCTTTGGATCATGTCCGATCCATTAGGCCCCGGGTGCTTTTGGCACCATCACAGTGGCAG GCTGTTATCGTATTTAGCACTCTCTCCACTGGACGTCTTCCTGTACAGAGTACAAACCTGTCCTATTATATAGAAGACAGCAAAGCCTCCATCCCTGATAGAGAAATAGATGATTATTCTATCGAGTTTGATTATGAAGATGGCGGTTTACCCCTTTGTCAAGTTATGCTACCCATGCCAAGCAGTCCGACTGGGTGTATTGATGCAGTCTTCATAACAGAAGAAGATCTGGAGGGCTATGATATGCACATTGATACTGCGAAGGATGTTGTCTCGTGGGAAGTAGTAGCCAGCCGAAAGCCCATCATGAGGAGACTATCCTGTCTCTTTGGGTCTTTGAAACTTACCAGCAACTGTGAACCAGCACCAAGCCGGTTTACTGAGGTTCGGGCTTGCTAG
- the LOC124662100 gene encoding mitochondrial-processing peptidase subunit alpha-like, whose protein sequence is MQRIAGSHLRRALKQHGSSRFASTSVVKQSSGGLFGWLLGGKPTQLPTLDVPLPGITLPPALPDFVEPAKTKVTTLPNGIKIASQTSMSPAATVGLYIDCGSMYETPESSGASHLLERMAFKSTTNRSHLRLVREVESIGGNVSASACREQMSYTYDAFKAYVPEMVEVLIDSVRNPVFFDWEIKEQLQKIKAEIAEVSNNPQGLLIEALHSAAYSGALAKPLMAPESAIHRLDSSILKEFIFENYTAPRMILAASGVEHDVLVSVAEPLLSDLPGVKRPEEPKSVYVGGDYRCQADSQDTHVALAFEVPGGWYEEKTAVVVTVLQMLMGGGGSFSAGGPGKGMHSRLYLRILNHYHQIESFSAFNSIYNHSGLFGILATTSPDFASKAVDLAVGELLEIATPGNVTQEELDRAKQATKSAVLMNLESRAVACEDIGRQILTYGERKPIEHFLKDLEAITLNDISSTAKNIISSPLTMASWGDVIHVPSYESVSRKFHSK, encoded by the exons ATGCAACGCATCGCCGGCAGCCACCTCCGCCGCGCTCTCAAG CAACATGGTTCTAGCAGGTTTGCTAGTACAAGTGTTGTGAAGCAGTCTTCTGGTGGTTTATTTGGTTGGCTTCTTGGGGGGAAGCCAACCCAGCTTCCAACTCTTGATGTCCCTCTCCCAGGCATCACCCTTCCTCCAGCACTTCCAGACTTTGTAGAGCCAGCTAAGACAAAAGTTACCACTCTCCCTAATGGCATCAAAATTGCTTCACAAACATCAATG AGTCCAGCTGCAACAGTGGGATTGTATATTGATTGTGGTTCTATGTATGAAACACCTGAGTCATCTGGAGCATCACATTTACTTGAGAGGATGGCATTCAAGAGCACCACGAATAGGAGTCATTTGCGGCTAGTACGTGAGGTAGAATCCATTGGAGGGAATGTCTCCGCGTCAGCTTGTCGCGAACAAATGTCCTATACCTATGATGCATTCAAGGCCTATGTACCCGAAATGGTTGAAGTGCTTATCGATAGTGTGAGGAATCCAGTATTTTTTGATTGGGAGATTAAAGAGCAG CTGCAGAAGATCAAAGCTGAAATAGCCGAAGTTTCTAATAATCCTCAAGGTTTACTTATAGAGGCACTCCATTCTGCTGCCTATTCTGGGGCACTGGCAAAGCCTCTGATGGCACCAGAATCTGCTATACATAGATTGGACAGTAGCATTCTTAAGGAATTCATTTTT GAAAACTACACAGCGCCCAGGATGATCCTTGCGGCATCAGGAGTTGAACATGACGTGTTAGTATCAGTTGCTGAGCCACTTTTGTCCGACCTTCCTGGTGTGAAGCGTCCAGAAGAGCCAAAATCAGTTTATGTGGGAGGAGACTATCGATGTCAAGCGGACTCTCAA GACACACATGTTGCTCTTGCCTTTGAAGTGCCAGGTGGATGGTATGAAGAGAAAACAGCTGTAGTTGTTACTGTCCTTCAG ATGCTCATGGGGGGAGGTGGTTCTTTCTCTGCTGGTGGTCCTGGGAAGGGCATGCATTCTCGACTAT ATCTCAGGATATTGAACCACTACCATCAGATTGAATCATTCTCTGCCTTCAACAGTATATACAACCATTCTGGTCTTTTTGGAATTCTTGCGACAACT AGCCCAGATTTTGCCTCAAAGGCTGTGGATTTGGCAGTAGGAGAACTTCTTGAAATTGCTACTCCTGGAAACG ttacacAAGAAGAGCTTGATCGAGCTAAACAGGCGACGAAGTCTGCAGTTTTGATGAACTTGGAATCAAGA GCTGTAGCATGTGAAGACATCGGGAGACAGATTTTGACTTATGGTGAAAG GAAACCCATCGAGCACTTCTTGAAGGATCTTGAAGCAATCACTTTGAATGACATTTCTTCAACCGCTAAGAACATTATTTCTTCACCCCTGACAATGGCATCGTGGGGCGATG TTATTCATGTCCCAAGCTACGAGTCTGTTAGTCGGAAATTTCACTCAAAGTGA